A genomic stretch from Thermoleophilaceae bacterium includes:
- a CDS encoding peptidoglycan DD-metalloendopeptidase family protein, with protein sequence MTHRRLLRAAPLAAAAALAFAPTASADFGDRVLERGQRGHDVRVLQSWLTHLGFRTEVDGTFGEGTERSVDRYDRDNDLTEDHAVSRGQARRMRRQMERKFGERESRSRSRRSQEDHSFGERTLRRGDRGHDVRVLQSWLTHLGFETGVDGVFGRGTETRVERYENWSDIRDDGKVSEAQARLMRRQVEDGESLPEGEEQIAAAEGHVFPVQGAHTYGDGIGAGRNHRGADVMADCGTPLVAAQGGEVYFVGYQSAAGHYMVVTGSETGQDYVYMHMTAAPAFEKGDTVQTGQQIGQVGDSGNASACHLHFELWSAPGWYRGGDYLDPVPALKAWDRAGG encoded by the coding sequence ATGACACACAGGCGCCTGCTCCGCGCCGCGCCCCTTGCGGCAGCGGCGGCACTGGCTTTTGCGCCCACTGCTTCCGCCGACTTCGGCGACCGCGTGCTCGAGCGTGGCCAGCGCGGCCATGACGTGCGCGTGCTCCAGTCCTGGCTCACCCACCTCGGCTTCCGCACGGAGGTCGACGGGACGTTCGGCGAGGGCACGGAGCGCAGCGTGGACCGCTACGACCGCGACAACGACCTCACCGAGGACCACGCCGTGAGCCGCGGTCAGGCCCGCCGGATGCGCCGCCAGATGGAGCGGAAGTTCGGCGAGCGCGAGAGCCGCAGCCGCAGCCGCCGCAGCCAGGAGGACCACTCCTTCGGCGAGCGCACGCTGAGACGCGGGGACCGCGGGCATGACGTGCGCGTCCTCCAGTCCTGGCTCACGCACCTGGGCTTCGAGACCGGCGTCGACGGCGTCTTCGGCCGCGGCACCGAGACGCGGGTAGAGCGCTACGAGAACTGGAGCGACATCCGCGACGACGGCAAGGTCAGCGAGGCCCAGGCCCGGCTCATGCGCCGCCAGGTGGAGGACGGAGAGAGCCTCCCCGAGGGCGAGGAACAGATCGCGGCCGCCGAGGGCCACGTCTTCCCCGTCCAGGGGGCGCACACATACGGTGACGGCATCGGCGCCGGACGCAACCATCGCGGCGCCGACGTCATGGCCGACTGCGGCACGCCGCTCGTGGCGGCCCAGGGCGGCGAGGTGTACTTCGTGGGCTACCAGTCGGCGGCCGGGCACTACATGGTGGTCACCGGCTCGGAGACGGGCCAGGACTACGTCTACATGCACATGACGGCAGCCCCGGCGTTCGAGAAGGGCGACACGGTCCAGACCGGGCAGCAGATCGGCCAGGTGGGCGACAGCGGCAACGCTTCGGCGTGCCACCTCCACTTCGAGCTGTGGTCCGCGCCCGGCTGGTATCGGGGCGGCGACTACCTCGATCCTGTGCCGGCGCTCAAGGCGTGGGATCGCGCGGGCGGCTGA
- a CDS encoding SDR family NAD(P)-dependent oxidoreductase, with protein sequence MPADTSPTGLRVIVTGAAGGIGRALVETLAACDCRVGAADVAEPPPDGAVATAAFDVSDAGAAADGVASLVEQLGGCDAIVANAGVVDTIHRAERFPEKAWRRDLETNLSGAFHVTKAAFGALADSGDGRVVLVSSVAAEIGLPGQAAYGASKAGIVGLARTLAAEWASRGVRCNVVMPGMIATPKVLAMPEDLRDALTDAIPLGRLGATEELAGAVCFLLSPAAAYVTGTVLRVDGGFGLAGTAMVGGRRR encoded by the coding sequence ATGCCCGCTGACACCTCGCCCACCGGCCTGCGGGTGATCGTCACGGGCGCGGCGGGCGGAATCGGCCGGGCGCTGGTGGAGACGCTGGCGGCCTGTGACTGCCGCGTGGGGGCCGCCGACGTGGCGGAGCCGCCGCCCGACGGCGCGGTGGCCACCGCCGCGTTCGACGTGAGCGACGCCGGCGCCGCCGCAGACGGCGTCGCGAGCCTCGTGGAGCAGCTGGGCGGCTGCGACGCGATCGTGGCCAACGCCGGTGTGGTGGACACGATCCACCGCGCCGAGCGCTTCCCGGAGAAGGCGTGGCGGCGCGACCTCGAGACCAACCTGTCCGGCGCCTTCCATGTGACCAAGGCCGCGTTCGGCGCCCTCGCGGACTCGGGTGACGGGCGCGTCGTGCTGGTCTCCTCCGTGGCGGCCGAGATCGGGCTGCCCGGCCAGGCCGCCTACGGCGCCTCCAAGGCCGGCATCGTGGGCCTGGCGCGCACGCTGGCCGCGGAATGGGCGTCGCGCGGCGTGCGCTGCAACGTGGTGATGCCGGGCATGATCGCCACCCCCAAGGTGCTGGCCATGCCCGAGGACCTGCGCGACGCGCTGACGGACGCCATCCCGCTCGGGCGCCTGGGCGCCACCGAGGAGCTGGCGGGCGCGGTGTGCTTCCTGCTGTCCCCGGCCGCGGCCTACGTCACCGGAACGGTGTTGCGGGTGGACGGCGGCTTCGGCCTCGCCGGGACGGCAATGGTGGGAGGGCGCCGCCGTTAG
- a CDS encoding LLM class flavin-dependent oxidoreductase — protein MLKDALDQVEIADRAGFDCVWAVEHHFLEEYSHSSAPEVFLAAASQRTKDIRLGHDVMQIPPGVNHPARVAERVATLDLVSGAAWSSAPGSRARRLRRGRAQPRADHRGPLTPVAVSGVVPRPAWPGWSARCLSGSVGWRFSGAPVRSALKRR, from the coding sequence CTGCTGAAGGACGCGCTCGACCAGGTGGAGATCGCCGACCGGGCGGGCTTCGACTGCGTCTGGGCGGTCGAGCACCACTTCCTCGAGGAGTACTCGCACTCATCCGCGCCGGAGGTGTTCCTCGCCGCCGCGAGCCAGCGCACGAAGGACATCCGCCTCGGCCACGACGTAATGCAGATCCCGCCCGGCGTGAACCACCCGGCGCGGGTGGCCGAGCGCGTGGCCACGCTCGATCTGGTGTCCGGCGCCGCGTGGAGCTCGGCACCGGGGAGTCGAGCTCGGCGGCTTCGGCGTGGACGGGCGCAGCCACGAGCGGATCATCGAGGTCCGCTGACGCCCGTGGCTGTCAGTGGCGTTGTTCCGCGACCCGCATGGCCCGGATGGAGCGCCCGGTGCTTGTCGGGTTCGGTCGGTTGGCGGTTCTCGGGCGCGCCGGTGCGCTCGGCTCTCAAACGGCGGTGA
- the dxr gene encoding 1-deoxy-D-xylulose-5-phosphate reductoisomerase, whose protein sequence is MRRIVILGSTGSIGTQALDVVEASAELEVVALAAGSSHEPLVEQAARFGVSRIALADADAAARAGEAWTGGEVLAGPEGVVSLITESDCDLVLNALVGSAGLGPTIATLGEGIDLALANKESLVVGGELVTTLAEATGARIIPVDSEHSALHQLIAAEERPGTVDRLVLTASGGPFRGRSAAELRGVTREEALAHPTWDMGGKITIDSATLMNKGLELIEAHHLFGVPYERIDVVVHPQSIVHSLIHLNDGASLAHLGYPDMRVPISYALHFPDRADVPVEALDLAAVGQLTFEAPDEDTFPCLRLAREAAAAGGTAPCVLNAANEVAVHAFLGGALSFPGIAEVIERTLADAGAAPVGHFSDLYRADAEARERAGDVIEGVAAK, encoded by the coding sequence GTGCGCAGGATCGTCATCCTCGGCTCCACCGGCTCCATCGGCACGCAGGCACTCGACGTGGTCGAGGCAAGCGCCGAGCTCGAGGTCGTGGCGCTGGCCGCCGGCTCCAGCCACGAGCCGCTCGTGGAGCAGGCCGCCCGCTTCGGCGTCTCCCGCATAGCGCTCGCCGACGCCGACGCCGCCGCGCGTGCCGGGGAGGCCTGGACCGGGGGGGAGGTGCTGGCCGGACCCGAGGGCGTCGTCTCGCTCATCACGGAGTCCGACTGCGATCTCGTGCTCAACGCGCTCGTGGGCTCCGCCGGGCTCGGGCCCACGATCGCCACGCTGGGCGAGGGCATCGACCTCGCCCTGGCCAACAAGGAGAGCCTGGTCGTGGGCGGCGAGCTGGTCACCACGCTCGCGGAGGCCACCGGCGCGCGCATCATCCCGGTGGACTCCGAGCACTCGGCGCTGCACCAGCTGATCGCCGCGGAGGAGCGCCCGGGCACCGTGGACCGGCTGGTGCTCACCGCATCGGGCGGGCCGTTCCGCGGGCGCAGCGCCGCGGAGCTGCGCGGGGTCACGCGCGAGGAGGCGCTCGCGCACCCGACCTGGGACATGGGCGGCAAGATCACGATCGACTCGGCCACGCTCATGAACAAGGGGCTCGAGCTGATCGAGGCCCACCACCTGTTCGGCGTGCCCTACGAGCGCATCGACGTGGTCGTGCACCCGCAGTCGATCGTCCACTCCCTGATCCACCTCAATGACGGCGCCTCGCTGGCCCATCTCGGCTACCCGGACATGCGCGTGCCGATCTCCTACGCCCTGCACTTCCCCGACCGCGCCGACGTGCCTGTGGAGGCGCTCGACCTCGCGGCGGTGGGGCAGCTCACCTTCGAGGCGCCGGACGAGGACACGTTCCCCTGTCTGCGGCTCGCCCGCGAGGCGGCCGCGGCCGGCGGCACTGCGCCGTGCGTGCTCAACGCCGCCAACGAGGTGGCGGTGCACGCCTTCCTCGGCGGCGCGCTCTCGTTCCCGGGCATCGCCGAGGTGATCGAGCGCACCCTCGCGGACGCCGGCGCGGCGCCCGTCGGCCACTTCTCCGACCTCTACCGGGCGGACGCCGAGGCCCGCGAGCGCGCGGGCGACGTGATCGAGGGCGTGGCCGCCAAGTGA
- a CDS encoding M50 family metallopeptidase, whose amino-acid sequence MSWVLAFAGFSALIILHEFGHFAVAKAVGMRVERFSLFFPPLLLRRKRGETEYAIGAVPLGGYVKISGMNPDEDLPQEVRDRAYHAQPVWKRIAVIAAGPAMNLIIAFLLLFVFFWQIGPQTASSMVGEPEPGFPAAGVLEPGDRLVSIDGRSGEPADLSRAIASHTCAGEPTDGCRAQTPVTLVIERDGQRRTLELTPVYDDAVDRTRLGFSFAPGDREPFALGESIDVTADQFWFITKQTASLPARLLDAEQREEISGVVGGYEVTRQTILNDVAEVIGILAIISLSLAIVNLFPFLPLDGGHIFWALVEKLRRRPVSLATMERAGVIGFALVIGLFLIGLSNDIGRLSGEGFNVR is encoded by the coding sequence GTGAGCTGGGTCCTCGCCTTCGCCGGCTTCTCGGCGCTCATCATCCTGCACGAGTTCGGCCACTTCGCGGTGGCCAAGGCGGTGGGCATGCGGGTGGAGCGCTTCTCCCTGTTCTTCCCGCCGCTGCTGCTGCGCAGGAAGCGCGGCGAGACCGAGTACGCCATCGGGGCGGTGCCGCTGGGCGGCTACGTGAAGATCAGCGGCATGAACCCGGACGAGGACCTCCCCCAGGAGGTCCGCGACCGGGCCTACCACGCCCAGCCGGTGTGGAAGCGCATCGCGGTCATCGCCGCGGGGCCCGCCATGAACCTGATCATCGCCTTCCTGCTGCTGTTCGTCTTCTTCTGGCAGATCGGGCCCCAGACCGCCAGCAGCATGGTGGGAGAGCCCGAACCCGGCTTCCCGGCGGCCGGGGTGCTCGAGCCGGGCGACCGGCTCGTGTCGATCGACGGCCGCAGCGGTGAGCCGGCGGACCTCTCGCGGGCCATCGCATCACACACCTGTGCGGGGGAGCCCACGGACGGCTGTCGCGCGCAGACGCCGGTCACGCTCGTGATCGAGCGCGACGGGCAGCGCCGCACCCTCGAGCTCACGCCGGTGTACGACGACGCGGTGGACCGCACGCGGCTGGGCTTCAGCTTCGCGCCGGGCGACCGCGAGCCGTTCGCGCTCGGGGAGTCGATCGACGTCACCGCCGACCAGTTCTGGTTCATCACCAAGCAGACCGCCAGCCTGCCCGCGCGCCTGCTCGACGCCGAGCAGCGGGAGGAGATCTCGGGGGTGGTCGGCGGGTACGAGGTCACGCGCCAGACGATCCTCAACGACGTGGCCGAGGTCATCGGCATCCTCGCCATCATCTCGCTGTCGCTGGCGATCGTGAACCTGTTCCCGTTCCTGCCGCTGGACGGAGGGCACATCTTCTGGGCGCTGGTCGAGAAGCTGCGGCGCCGTCCCGTGTCGCTGGCCACCATGGAGCGCGCGGGGGTGATCGGCTTCGCGCTCGTGATCGGCCTGTTCCTGATCGGCCTCTCCAACGACATCGGCCGGCTGTCGGGCGAGGGCTTCAACGTGCGGTAG
- a CDS encoding AMP-dependent synthetase/ligase has protein sequence MEVASAERRRTERPRALDARTLCEAFQLTAEDNADRPAIRTKGDEFSISFREYNERVQRVAAGLAALGIGKGDTVGIMLTNRPEFHFVDTAALHLGAVPFSIYNTYTPDQINYLVGDAGNTVLVTEQAFADRILKAKDGTSLEHVVVVDGDAPEGAMTLEELEAGGADDFDFEAAWKAVGADDHLTIIYTSGTTGPPKGVQLTHGNLAEAVRAFDQVIAFPSDGRVVSWLPMAHIAERACSQYLPMMLGFTATCCPNPKEVVFYLPEVRPTWFFAVPRIWEKLKAAIEAGIAAEEDEQKKQATEWAIGVGLKKTRLIQSGEKVPAELEEEYGKADAMVLSKIRERLGFDQIESVNVGAAPTPPEVIEFYHAIGIPLAELWGMSETCGAGTCNPPEKVKIGTVGPPPPGIEIKLAEDGEVLVKGPVIMAGYRNQPDKTRETIDDDGWLHTGDIGQIDDEGYLKIVDRKKEIIINAAGKNMSPANIEAVVKSSSPLIGQAVAVGDRRPFNVALITLDPDVAPGFAQQHGIEDASFESLSQDEAVLAAVQEGVDKANEQLARVEGIKKFKILPTDWEPGGEELTPTMKLKRKPIAEKYEAEIEALYSG, from the coding sequence ATGGAAGTCGCATCCGCCGAGCGGCGCCGCACGGAGCGGCCGCGCGCACTCGACGCCCGCACGCTCTGCGAGGCGTTCCAGCTGACCGCCGAGGACAATGCCGACCGGCCCGCCATCCGCACGAAGGGCGACGAGTTCTCGATCTCCTTCCGCGAGTACAACGAACGCGTGCAGCGAGTGGCCGCCGGACTGGCCGCGCTCGGCATCGGCAAGGGCGACACCGTGGGCATCATGCTCACCAACCGGCCCGAGTTCCACTTCGTGGACACGGCGGCGCTGCACCTGGGCGCGGTGCCCTTCTCGATCTACAACACCTACACGCCGGACCAGATCAACTACCTGGTGGGCGACGCCGGCAACACCGTGCTCGTCACCGAGCAGGCGTTCGCCGACCGCATCCTCAAGGCAAAGGACGGCACCAGCCTCGAGCACGTCGTCGTGGTGGATGGAGATGCCCCCGAGGGCGCCATGACGCTGGAGGAGCTCGAGGCCGGCGGAGCGGACGACTTCGACTTCGAGGCGGCCTGGAAGGCGGTCGGGGCCGACGACCACCTCACGATCATCTACACCTCAGGCACGACCGGCCCGCCCAAGGGCGTGCAGCTCACCCACGGCAACCTCGCCGAGGCGGTGCGGGCCTTCGACCAGGTCATCGCCTTCCCCTCCGACGGCCGGGTGGTGTCCTGGCTGCCCATGGCGCACATCGCCGAGCGCGCCTGCAGCCAGTACCTGCCGATGATGCTCGGCTTCACCGCCACCTGCTGCCCGAACCCGAAGGAGGTCGTCTTCTACCTGCCGGAGGTGCGGCCCACCTGGTTCTTCGCCGTGCCGCGCATCTGGGAGAAGCTCAAGGCCGCCATCGAGGCCGGCATCGCCGCGGAGGAGGACGAGCAGAAGAAGCAGGCCACCGAGTGGGCGATCGGGGTGGGGCTGAAGAAGACCCGCCTGATCCAGAGCGGCGAGAAGGTCCCCGCCGAGCTCGAGGAGGAGTACGGCAAGGCCGACGCCATGGTGCTCTCCAAGATCCGCGAGCGCCTGGGCTTCGACCAGATCGAGTCGGTGAACGTCGGCGCGGCCCCCACGCCGCCCGAGGTCATCGAGTTCTACCACGCCATCGGCATCCCGCTGGCCGAGCTGTGGGGCATGTCGGAGACCTGTGGCGCCGGCACCTGCAACCCGCCCGAGAAGGTCAAGATCGGCACGGTCGGGCCGCCGCCGCCCGGCATCGAGATCAAGCTGGCAGAGGACGGCGAGGTGCTCGTCAAGGGCCCCGTGATCATGGCCGGCTACCGCAATCAGCCGGACAAGACCAGGGAGACCATCGACGACGACGGCTGGCTCCACACCGGCGACATCGGGCAGATCGACGACGAGGGCTATCTCAAGATCGTCGACCGCAAGAAGGAGATCATCATCAACGCGGCCGGCAAGAACATGTCGCCGGCCAACATCGAGGCGGTGGTCAAGTCGTCGTCGCCGCTCATCGGGCAGGCCGTCGCGGTCGGGGACCGGCGGCCCTTCAACGTGGCGCTGATCACCCTCGACCCGGACGTCGCGCCGGGCTTCGCCCAGCAGCACGGGATCGAGGACGCCTCGTTCGAGAGCCTGTCGCAGGACGAGGCGGTGCTCGCGGCGGTGCAGGAGGGCGTCGACAAGGCCAACGAGCAGCTCGCGCGCGTCGAGGGCATCAAGAAGTTCAAGATCCTGCCCACCGACTGGGAGCCGGGCGGCGAGGAGCTCACGCCCACGATGAAGCTCAAGCGCAAGCCGATCGCCGAGAAGTACGAGGCCGAGATCGAGGCGCTCTACTCCGGGTAA
- a CDS encoding LysM peptidoglycan-binding domain-containing protein, which yields MFRSLLAAIVALALLAAPAGAKVAHTVAPGETLWSIAAASNLTTATVAAFNGLSPDANVVLGSTIWVPSVREGAAALGASAPASAPAQAPAQAGAPAQAGAPPTLGAYVVQPGDTLSAIAARSGVATEQVAAANGIDPSGVLMAGIHLKLPSGAPDATAAAAAPQPASAVPQASPAPSPEHVTAAQINEIAAAHGVPASLASAIGWQESGFNNSMVSSANARGVMQILPGTWDWVQQNLAGGPLDANSAADNVHAGVMYLGQLLRDTGGDEARAAAAYYQGLGSVRSQGLFPETQQYVDNVLALRPRFGGP from the coding sequence ATGTTCCGATCCCTCCTCGCGGCCATTGTCGCGCTGGCGCTCCTCGCGGCGCCGGCCGGCGCGAAGGTCGCCCACACAGTCGCCCCCGGCGAGACGCTCTGGTCGATCGCGGCCGCCAGCAACCTGACCACCGCCACCGTGGCGGCCTTCAACGGGCTGTCGCCGGATGCGAACGTCGTGCTGGGCAGCACGATCTGGGTCCCGTCCGTGAGGGAGGGGGCGGCGGCGCTCGGCGCGTCCGCTCCCGCGAGCGCACCAGCGCAGGCTCCGGCCCAGGCCGGCGCGCCGGCCCAGGCCGGCGCCCCGCCCACGCTGGGCGCCTACGTCGTGCAGCCGGGCGACACGCTCTCGGCCATCGCGGCCCGCAGCGGGGTGGCTACCGAGCAGGTGGCCGCCGCGAACGGCATCGATCCGTCCGGCGTGCTGATGGCGGGCATCCACCTCAAGCTCCCGTCCGGCGCGCCGGACGCCACCGCCGCGGCCGCGGCGCCGCAGCCGGCATCGGCCGTGCCCCAGGCCTCCCCCGCCCCCTCTCCGGAGCACGTGACCGCAGCTCAGATCAACGAGATCGCGGCGGCGCACGGCGTCCCGGCGTCCCTGGCTTCCGCGATCGGATGGCAGGAGAGCGGCTTCAACAACTCGATGGTGTCGAGCGCCAACGCCCGCGGCGTCATGCAGATCCTGCCCGGCACCTGGGACTGGGTGCAGCAGAACCTCGCCGGCGGTCCGCTGGACGCCAACTCGGCCGCGGACAACGTCCACGCCGGCGTGATGTACCTCGGCCAGCTCCTGCGCGACACCGGCGGCGATGAGGCACGGGCGGCTGCCGCCTACTACCAGGGGCTGGGCTCCGTTCGTTCGCAGGGCCTGTTCCCGGAGACGCAGCAGTACGTGGACAACGTCCTCGCGCTGCGCCCCCGGTTCGGAGGCCCCTGA
- the ispG gene encoding flavodoxin-dependent (E)-4-hydroxy-3-methylbut-2-enyl-diphosphate synthase, translated as MASKRQIDVGGVKVGGGAPVAVQSMTKTETADYDATLQQIRAIADAGADLVRVAVPRDDDVEALRRLVVESPIPVIADIHFNHTLALKAIDAGAHCIRLNPGNIGGPGKVAEVAARAKAAGTPMRIGVNSGSLPKHLHELERSRPVEALVTAAVEFVDLMESLDFDDFKVSIKSTSVPNTIASNRLLSQRIDYPIHLGITEAGTKWSGSLKSAVGLGTLLADGVGDTVRISLSTFHAEEEVKVAWEILKALKLRERGPVLIACPTCGRLQFDMDTVVAEIEQRLEAYEQPIEVAVLGCAVNGIGEASHADFGITGAKNEGLIFAHGKPLRKVPQELLVDALFAEIDKSLAIGRTVVDEHKSAEGAEWLERIEAENADQITPERLAQMEAAAAAAESGTALPMANGADRSERTRVTGRRFSRA; from the coding sequence ATGGCCTCCAAGCGGCAGATCGACGTCGGCGGGGTGAAGGTCGGCGGCGGCGCGCCCGTCGCGGTCCAGTCGATGACGAAGACCGAGACGGCGGACTACGACGCCACGCTCCAGCAGATCCGCGCGATCGCCGACGCCGGGGCGGACCTCGTGCGCGTGGCCGTGCCGCGCGACGACGACGTGGAGGCGCTCAGGCGCCTGGTGGTGGAGTCGCCGATCCCGGTGATCGCCGATATCCACTTCAACCACACGCTCGCGCTCAAGGCCATCGACGCCGGGGCGCACTGCATCCGCCTCAACCCCGGCAACATCGGCGGGCCCGGCAAGGTGGCCGAGGTTGCAGCCCGGGCCAAGGCCGCCGGCACGCCCATGCGCATCGGCGTGAACTCCGGCTCGCTGCCCAAGCACCTGCACGAGCTCGAGCGCTCCCGGCCCGTGGAGGCGCTCGTGACCGCCGCGGTGGAGTTCGTGGACCTGATGGAGAGCCTGGACTTCGACGACTTCAAGGTCTCGATCAAGTCCACGAGCGTGCCCAACACGATCGCGTCCAACCGGCTGCTGTCGCAGCGCATCGACTACCCGATCCACCTCGGCATCACCGAGGCCGGCACGAAGTGGTCGGGTTCGCTCAAGTCGGCGGTGGGGCTGGGCACGCTGCTGGCCGACGGCGTGGGTGACACCGTGCGCATCTCGCTCTCCACCTTCCACGCGGAGGAGGAGGTCAAGGTGGCCTGGGAGATCCTAAAGGCGCTCAAGCTGCGCGAGCGCGGCCCCGTGCTCATCGCCTGCCCCACCTGCGGGCGGCTGCAGTTCGACATGGACACCGTCGTCGCCGAGATAGAGCAGCGGCTCGAGGCCTACGAGCAGCCCATCGAGGTGGCCGTGCTCGGCTGCGCGGTCAACGGCATCGGCGAGGCCTCGCACGCGGACTTCGGGATCACGGGCGCCAAGAACGAGGGCCTGATCTTCGCCCACGGCAAGCCGCTGCGGAAGGTGCCGCAGGAGCTGCTCGTGGACGCGCTGTTCGCCGAGATCGACAAGTCGCTGGCCATCGGCCGTACCGTCGTCGACGAGCACAAGTCCGCCGAGGGCGCGGAGTGGCTCGAGAGGATCGAGGCCGAGAACGCCGACCAGATCACCCCCGAGCGCCTGGCCCAGATGGAGGCCGCAGCCGCGGCCGCCGAGAGCGGCACGGCGCTGCCGATGGCCAATGGCGCCGACCGGTCCGAGCGCACGCGCGTCACCGGCCGCCGCTTCTCCCGCGCCTAG
- a CDS encoding superoxide dismutase, whose product MAYEVPDLPYAYDALEPHIDEATMRVHHDKHHQAYVDKANGALEGTEWADKDVAEVLRNLDSLPSDKQGPVRNNAGGHANHTFFWEIMSPDGGGEPEGALADAIAEAFGSFDDFKAKFKDAGVGQFGSGWAWLVWTGSALEVTSTPNQDSPVSDGQVPLLGADVWEHAYYLKYQNKRPDYLDAFWNVVNWSAVAGRYESARS is encoded by the coding sequence ATGGCATATGAAGTCCCCGACCTTCCCTACGCCTACGACGCGCTGGAGCCGCACATCGACGAGGCCACGATGCGCGTGCACCACGACAAGCACCACCAGGCGTACGTGGACAAGGCCAACGGCGCCCTGGAGGGCACGGAGTGGGCCGACAAGGACGTGGCGGAGGTGCTGAGGAACCTCGACTCCCTCCCCTCCGACAAGCAGGGCCCGGTCCGCAACAACGCGGGGGGCCATGCGAACCACACGTTCTTCTGGGAGATCATGAGCCCGGACGGCGGCGGCGAGCCCGAGGGCGCGCTGGCCGACGCGATCGCCGAGGCCTTCGGCTCCTTCGACGACTTCAAGGCGAAGTTCAAGGACGCCGGCGTGGGCCAGTTCGGCAGCGGCTGGGCGTGGCTCGTATGGACCGGCTCGGCCCTGGAGGTAACCAGCACCCCGAACCAGGACTCTCCGGTGAGCGACGGCCAGGTGCCGCTGCTGGGAGCCGACGTCTGGGAGCACGCCTACTACCTCAAGTACCAGAACAAGCGCCCGGACTATCTGGACGCCTTCTGGAACGTGGTGAACTGGTCCGCGGTGGCCGGCCGCTACGAATCCGCACGGTCCTAG